The stretch of DNA CCGACGCGGGTTATGATGCCGAGTGGATTCACATGTACTGTCGCGAGGGCTGGGGCGTGCAAAGTTGGATTCCGCCGGCGGTGCATCGTGCGGACGGCAGCGTGGGCGGCGAGTATCGACAACAGATGACGAAGCAGCGGCTGAAGAAAAATGGTTACGGCCGGCGTTGGCTAGTGGAATCGTTCATGAGCGGTTTGAAACGGACGATGGGTTCTGCGCTCGCTGCCCGCTCCGAAAGCAGCCTCATTATTGAAGCCGGCCTCAAAGTCCTCGCTTATGCCTTGCGGCGTTAGCGACCAGCGTGGGGTAATCGGTCAGTTTTCAACAAGGCAAACCAGTTTCAAAACTGTTTCTATTAGTGAACAGTTTTGGGATGCTACTCAAAACGCTCAAAAGACTTCTTGACCAGTGAGCCTCAGGATTGACCGGAATCCTTTTCCTGTGAACACTTAGAGGTTTGTCAACTGGTTTTGGTAGAAATAGACCTACACCTCTGCTCGTAAATCGAGTGTCCGACAGAGAAGTCCCCGATTCGTCCGAAGAACGACTCAACTGTTGCAATGCATTCACTAACAACTGATCAATCAGGAATTCGCTCAATAATCCACACTTCGTCGTGATCAACCGAACTGGGAAAGACGCGCTGTACAATACAATGCGAAAAACAGCAGCGTGGTCAGTCACACTTTTCTAGAAATATGAAAGTTTTTGCAGATTCGTTTGGGAGTCTGATCGCATCTGACGAGTAGGTTGGGAGCTCATCGGGATGATTGGCATCAAGGAGAACCCGTACCTTCAGCACTATTCACGCAGCTAAAATGCTCGTCAAATGCAAAGCGATCTGCACGCGTTAGTACAATGTCCCAGGGGCGCTAAACTATGTGAGCCCGTCTCATCACGATGGGGTAAATAACTGCGAAGTGAACTCCCCAGTCGTACGAATTAATTTCTAGTAACCGGGCTCCACGTGCTGTAAACTTCCTGAGATGATCAACGTCACACAAATACTTGGCCAAATTGATCACGGTGATCCGCCAGAGTGCCACTGGCTCTGCCAGTGTTTTTCGTTTGGACACAAAGAATTTCGCACGCTTAGAATGTAGTTCGGCATGCATTTCAGAAGCACTGGCGAAGCCAGTGGCACCCGTGCGGGTAGCCTCGATCGTTTCCATCTGAAACCACAAATTCGGTAGAAGATCAGCCCGCAAAGTTGCCGACACGAAGCAATTCACTCCAGCGGCTGCGTATTTCTTAAAAATACAGGTCTAAATTGTTCAATACACTACGCCATTTCGCAATGATTCTACTGGCCACTCTGACCGGCTGCTCTGAATCGCCACCGTCAATGCCAGGACCGTCTAACGCAGCATCACAGCCAACAGCAGATGTGCGCGGTGATTCGACCATCAATCCTCTCCTTGTGAAACTGCTGCGCGATCACGGATTGGATGCCACGAGTCGTGATGGCTGGATTCTTGTTGATAATCGTCCATCCATTTGCGGCGCTATTGTCCGAGAAATGCAACCGTCCTCGAACGTGACGAGCATTCAAATTGACGTCTATTTGCGAGTCGACCCAGACCGTATTCTCATGGAATCATTCGCTGGAATCGGCCTGACAAAAGACGAAGCCATAACCGACGGCATTCAGAACTTCGTGGCGAACTCATTCCATGTTCTTCTGGCGGCTTTTTATCGCGATGGCGATGATGATCAGGTCGAAACAGAACAATGGGACATCAATGGCCAATCAAGGCGCGTGACAATCGGAAACATGGGTATCCGAGGCACGGTGCCAAATCCTGATGAGCCACCAACCGCATGGTTTAAGGCCCTCGAATCCCAAATTAAGGCATCCTCGTTGCCACCTGGTACACACTGGGTCCGTTGCTACTATTCCCAAATGCAAAACCAACCAACTGCCCTTGAAGTACTACTTGACAACGGTGATTGGGGTGCAGTCCGGTCCGAAATGTTACAGGTAAACTGGCCCCAAGGCGAAGACTTTTACAGTGTTCGCGTCTTCCTGGTTGTCCAAGACAGCGAAGGGTGAGAAAGCGATGTAGCGAAGCGTGTGGCCCAGATAGAATCTGACTAAAGGGGGGCTGCTCGCCAGGGTGCCACTGGCTCTGCCAGTGTTTTTCGTTTGGACACAAAAAAGGTCGCACGCTTAGAATGTAGTTCGGCATGCATTTCAAAAGCACTGGCGAAGCCAGTGACTCCCGTGCGCAGTACTCGCTACACTGATCTGTGCCACGGTATACCGCGTCGCCGTTTTTACTCCATTGCCAATTTGGGTTGGTTAAACCCACTCCTTATTGCATCACAGGCGGCAGACAGAAGGCATTCATAAAAAAAGCTTGACTGATGCGGTTGCACACAACACTTCGCCTTACAAAGCTGTGACTCTGAGTTGCCGTCACGGTAAAAATTCTTGTTTCTTCGCTGGACCTTGCGAACATGCCTAATTCCAGAAACTTGTTGCGCTCTCTCATCGTATTTACGGTGCTGTTGCTGATTCTGGTCCCTGCGGGCTATTTCTATCTTCGATACCAAAACTACCACAGCGCACTAGAGTGCACCAAGGAATGGGCACGTCTCAATGAGTTCCCGACGAGCGCTACGGACCTTAACGTTGAGAATGTCGGAAGTCTGTTCACCCGTGAATTCGCGGTTTCCTTTGTCGCACCACTCGACGACACCAATGCCTGGCTCAAAGAGTCCCCTGGAACGAAAGATGTCACGCCTGAGAAAGTCGGTTCAATTTGGAAATACGATATCGAACCCGGGGGTGGCGCCCAACACGCTGAATTGGAAGTTGATCAACAATCGGGAACCGTGACGATTCGCGCATACTGGAGTTAAATCACTGCTGGCCCTGATAGAATCGATCTGGGACGACGAAGTCGGCAGGAGGTCTGCCCGCAAAGTTACCGACACGATACAAATTACTCCAGCGGCTGCGCCGCCCCGAAAGAATCTTTCGGGGCCACCCGAACGCTACTTGTCGCGATCTATAGACTCTATTATGTCTGCATATTCAGGTCGCAAGTACCGAGGCGTTTCAAAAGGCGTATTCTGCTGGTTTGACTTGTTACTGTCGTTGACAATCAGTTGTTTTTCGGTGTCGATCGTCGTGAATGCCTTGCCACCTGGATTTTCCCAGGTGATACGAAACACCCCATTTCCTAGGTCTTCCAGCTTGGGATTTACCGGTTCCTCAATCGAGATTTGTCCAAGTTTTCGCAAACCGCAGTCTCCGTCGGGAGATCCAATTGTGTAGAAGTAGCCAATCTCGTGAGGGCCGTGTAACCAAATCGAATACTCAGTGCCTGGCAGATCAGTCGAGCAGACGATGGGCACGTCAGCATCGCCAATACAGCCTGTAATCAACGGCAGTATCGCAAGTAGGCGGAGTCTCATTTGTCGACAACCTTGTATTATACTGCTTGATTTACAAGACTCTTCGATTCATCGTACCACCCGTGGTTATTGGCAGCCACCGGGTTTCCCATGACGTTACGGCCGTCGTACCTCCCCCACTCCCACGCGAACCCGACTCGTTCCAAACGGCGATCCATCCAGTCCTCACTCCTCATGCAACGCAATAACCGCGGCTTCTTGCGGGCTGCGCCCGCCCTGATTGCTGCGCAATCAGGGCTACCCATTTGGTGGCCTATCACCCCAAGATTGGCAGACCGCCATCGGCGGTGTGTTGCAACTCGCGCGTCACGATCGTGCCGATTAGCGTTGTTGCGGTGCAGTCGTCGATTCGTACGCGGGTGGTGCTGCCGGTGAGGCGGCGGTTGCCGTCGAAGACGACGATGCGGTCGCAACGGGTGCGGCCGGAGAGTTGGGTTTGGGGGATACTGTCATCGTCGCCCGCTTTGACCGCACTTTTGCTGGGGCCTTCGACGAGAATGTCATATTCGCGGCCGATGCGGGCGGCGTTGTCCTCTTCGCTGATTTCGTTCTGTAAGTCGAGCATCTCGTTGTTGCGGCGGCGCTTGGTCTCTTCGGGTACGTCGTCCAACATGATCGCATCGGCCTTGGTGCCGGTGCGGGCGCTGTACTTAAAGATGAAGCTGTTCTTGAATCGGAACTCACGAATCAGCTCCATGCTCTTTTCATGCGCGGCATCGGTCTCGCCGCAAAAGCCGACAATGAAGTCGCTGGAGACAGAGCAGTCCGGCACGGTTTCATGAATGCGGTGCATCATTTCGCGGTAATGTTCGACCGTGTAACCCCGCTTCATCCGCTTAAGCATTTCATCACACCCCGACTGCGCCGGCACGTGCAAATAATGCGCAACCTTGGGGAGATCCCGAACCGCTTGCAGAAGATCGTCGGTCATGTCGCGGGGATAGTTCGTCACAAACTTGATCCGCTCCAGGCCGGGGGTGTCGTGAAAACTGGCGATCAAATCGGACAACCGATATTCGCGACCATCTTCGGTGTGCCGGTAACTATTCACCGTTTGCCCGAGCAGGGTGACTTCCTTGACCCCTTCGGCGGCGAGTTGCTGGACTTCTTGCACGATGTGTCTGGGGGAACGGCTTTGTTCCGGACCGCGCGTCATGGGGACCACGC from Symmachiella dynata encodes:
- a CDS encoding DUF6348 family protein, translated to MILLATLTGCSESPPSMPGPSNAASQPTADVRGDSTINPLLVKLLRDHGLDATSRDGWILVDNRPSICGAIVREMQPSSNVTSIQIDVYLRVDPDRILMESFAGIGLTKDEAITDGIQNFVANSFHVLLAAFYRDGDDDQVETEQWDINGQSRRVTIGNMGIRGTVPNPDEPPTAWFKALESQIKASSLPPGTHWVRCYYSQMQNQPTALEVLLDNGDWGAVRSEMLQVNWPQGEDFYSVRVFLVVQDSEG
- the miaB gene encoding tRNA (N6-isopentenyl adenosine(37)-C2)-methylthiotransferase MiaB: MTTSAETAVHNGKLFIHTVGCQMNELDSELVVAALRKHGYELTADVADADTVLFNTCSVREHAEHKIYSALGRLKYSKRKRPDQVIGVMGCMAQKDQKLIFQKAPHVDLVVGTGQLSEIPLLIDNARENRERQMAVSLARRDATRQKVADSFESYDPLRDPEMRHSAFQAYVRIMIGCDKFCTYCVVPMTRGPEQSRSPRHIVQEVQQLAAEGVKEVTLLGQTVNSYRHTEDGREYRLSDLIASFHDTPGLERIKFVTNYPRDMTDDLLQAVRDLPKVAHYLHVPAQSGCDEMLKRMKRGYTVEHYREMMHRIHETVPDCSVSSDFIVGFCGETDAAHEKSMELIREFRFKNSFIFKYSARTGTKADAIMLDDVPEETKRRRNNEMLDLQNEISEEDNAARIGREYDILVEGPSKSAVKAGDDDSIPQTQLSGRTRCDRIVVFDGNRRLTGSTTRVRIDDCTATTLIGTIVTRELQHTADGGLPILG